One segment of Solanum lycopersicum chromosome 1, SLM_r2.1 DNA contains the following:
- the LOC101263852 gene encoding ras-related protein RABA2a, producing MARRAEEEYDYLFKVVLIGDSGVGKSNLLSRFTRNEFLLESKSTIGVEFATRTLQVEGRTVKAQIWDTAGQERYRAITSAYYRGALGALLVYDVTKPTTFENVSRWLKELRDHADSNIVIMLIGNKTDLKHLRAVATEDAQSFAEKEGLSFIETSALEATNVEKSFQTILSEIYRIISKKPLSSEEPANANIKEGKTLVVGAEEPAPKKACCSA from the exons ATGGCGAGAAGAGCGGAAGAGGAGTACGATTACTTGTTTAAGGTTGTATTAATCGGCGATTCAGGAGTCGGAAAATCCAACTTGCTTTCCCGATTCACCAGAAATGAGTTTCTCTTAGAGTCCAAATCCACTATCGGCGTTGAATTCGCCACTCGTACACTCCAG GTTGAGGGAAGGACCGTCAAGGCTCAGATTTGGGACACAGCTGGACAGGAGAGATACAGAGCCATTACAAGTGCTTACTATAGGGGTGCTCTTGGAGCTCTTCTGGTATATGATGTGACAAAACCCACTACCTTTGAGAATGTTAGTCGGTGGTTGAAGGAACTGAGGGACCATGCAGATTCAAACATTGTGATTATGCTCATTGGAAACAAAACCGATCTGAAGCACCTCAGAGCAGTTGCTACTGAGGATGCTCAAAGCTTTGCTGAAAAAGAGGGCCTTTCTTTCATTGAAACGTCTGCATTGGAGGCAACAAATGTAGAGAAGTCTTTCCAGACAATTCTTTCAGAAATCTATCGGATAATCAGTAAGAAGCCACTTTCTTCAGAGGAGCCAGCAAATGCTAACATCAAAGAAGGAAAGACTCTTGTTGTTGGGGCAGAGGAGCCTGCTCCCAAGAAGGCATGTTGCTCTGCATAG